Below is a genomic region from Leptospira yasudae.
AGAACAAATGCCGAACGTGTGGAGGAGAAAATTTGAATCGGCGATCCCGACTTTTTGCTGTGTTGAACCGTTTGGATGGTTCTGTCGAAATCGGAACTTTCTCGGACCGGAGTTCGGATCGAAGATTGTTTGAGTCTTCTGGAATAATCGATATTCTGCATTCAGGAATCCTGGATTCTATTTTTAAAATCGGATTAAATGCCCAATTTCCGTCGAAAAAATTTGATAAACGAAGAGAAGTTTCGATTTTAACCGTTCGGTTCGCAGTTTGCAAACGCTCGGAAAAGCCGGAGCAAACCGAACCTGAGACAAAAACCCGCGAAACGTTTTCGAATTCAATTTCTATCTTTTCCGGCCAATTTTAAGGCTTCTTCCTTTGTGATGGTCCCTTTCGGCTTACCGATCGCTAAAACCCAGAAAAGATAAAGAAACACGAAACAACTCGCATAGAGCGCAAAGATCAGAATTAAAGAAACATCGTGATAAAAGAATTCTCGGCTTAAGCTGTAATTCTTGGAAATCCAATCGAATTGAATGCCGTGAAAATAACCCTCAATTACGAAACATCCAAACGCGCCGCTGAACATTGAAAGAAGCAAAAATCCGATCGGATATTTACAGCAGAGCAAAACCCATTTCGGGAGACTTTCAGGAAGATATTGAATGTCGAGAACCCAGCGGATTTTCATAGCACGATATATTCCCAACAAGCGCGTTAGCTTCACTTGAATCTTTTTTAAAGAGCCTTTTAAAAATAAAAAACCCCGGGGTTTGAAGCCCAGGGTTTTGCTGAAAATCGAATCGTCTATGACGATCGTTCGATAGAGTCGGAACTATATCGTATTATCCCACCAAATAAAGAAGCGGGAAGAGATAGATCCAGATCAAGTCGACTACGTGCCAGAAAAGACCAACGCCTTCTACCGGTGTGTAATAAGAAGAATTCACTTCTCCCTTAATCACCTTAATCATCACCCAAACGATCAATCCGGCTCCGATCAAAACGTGGGATCCGTGAATCCCGGTCATTACGAAGTAAAAACCGAAGAACATTGCCAAGTTTTTGATGTCCGGCATTTCAGTGTTCGTGAAATATTTTCCGGGAAGAAGTCCGTGATGGATCTTTGCGGAATATTCGAAATACTTCACAACCATAAACGTAAGAGCGCAAAGAACGGTTATCGCAAGTGCGATGATCGCCTCTTTCTTCTTATCCACTTGGACGTAATGAATCCCGAGCGCCATCGTAAAGGAGCTAAAGAGAAGAACCACTGTGTTGAACGCTCCCATCGGAACGGACAAGTGATGGCTTCCTGCGTGGAACACTTCCGGATACAAAGAATGGTAAATGGTATAACCCACGAAAAGGGCGCCAAACATTAGAATTTCCGTAACAAGGAATAACCAGATTCCTTGTTTAGAAGCGTCATACTGATGCTCAGCACTGTCAAAGTGATGAGCATGATGGAATTCCGCGTGCTTAGCGGTACTCATAAGGTCCCCCCGTTACTGTTGGAGTTTTTTCAAAGTTTTCATGTGTAGGTGGAGAAGGAATCGTCCACTCGAGGGTTTTTCCGCCCCAAGGATTCGCTCCCGCTTCTTTTCCTGCGATCAATCCGTGAATCACGGCCGCAAGTCCCACCAAGAATCCCATTCCGATCAGCCAAGATCCCACTGTGGAAATTTGGTTGAGGCTGGTAAATTCAGGTAAGTAGTCGTAGTATCTTCTCGGCATTCCCATGGAACCGAGAATGAACTGTGGAAAGAAGGTTACGTTAAATCCGGTGAAGATAAAGACCCAGGAAATTCTTCCTAAAAGATCGGAAGTCATTTTACCGGTAACTTTCGGAAACCAGTAGAGCAAGCCGCCCATCACCGCCATCAAAGTTCCACCCACCATCACGTAATGGAAGTGCGCGACCACGAAATAGGTATCATGAAAGTGAACGTCCATCCCCGTGGAAGCGAGGAACACACCGGTCAAACCGCCGATGGTAAAGAGAAACATAAATCCAATCGCGAACAACATAGGCGCGTCCAAACGGACGGATCCTTTATACATCGTCGAAATCCAGTTGAAGAGTTTAATCGCCGTAGGAACTCCCACGAGCATTGTGATGAAGGAGAATAAAACCCCCGCAAACTCAGACTGACCGGAAACGAACATGTGGTGTCCCCAAACCAAGAAGGAAACCGCAGCAATCGCAAGAGAAGAATACGCAATCGCAGTGTATCCGAAAATGATCTTTCTGGAGAAAGTGGACACGAGTTCGGAGATCACACCCATTGCAGGAAGAATCATGATGTAAACCGCAGGGTGAGAATAGAACCAGAAGAAGTGCTGAAAGAGAACCGGATCGCCGCCGAGAGTAGGATCGAAAATTCCCACGCCCAGAGTTCTTTCCGCTACAAGCAGAAGAAGAGTGATCGCGAGAACCGGAGTAGCAAGAACCTGAATGATGGAAGTTGCATAAAGCGCCCAAACCATCAAAGGAATACGGTTCATTGTCATTCCAGGAGCTCTCAGTTTATGAGTAGTTACGATGAAGTTCAACCCCGTAAGAATCGAGGAGAATCCCATAATGAACGCACCCATCACCAGCATAATCACACCGTTAGAAACGGAGTTTGAAATGGAATACGGAGTGTAAAACGTCCAACCGGTATCCACTTTTTGGGTAAAAAGGGAGAACGCAGCGGTTCCCGCTCCCAACATAAAGATATACCAGCTTGCGAGGTTCAGTCTTGGGAAGGCAACGTCCTTTGCTCCGAGTTGGATCGGGAGGATGAAGTTTCCGAAGATCGCAGGAATTCCGGGAACGATTACCATGAACACCATGATAGCGCCGTGGTAGGTCATCATTCTATTGTAAATGTCCGGAGTTACGAAACCGAGAGTTTGTCCCGGAGTAAAAAGCTCGATACGAACCAGAAGAGCGAAAATCCCTCCCAAGAGGAAGAATGACATAATCGCAAAGAAATACATGATCCCGATCCGCTTGTGATCGATCGTAGTGAGCCAGGACCAGATTCCCTTTTCGTGGTTGAGGTAGTTGTCAGTATGACTTGCAGTTGCTGTAGACATGTCCTCTCCTATTTAAGGGTTTTAATATACTCGATCAGAGCGTTGATTTCGTCGTCGGAAAGCTGTCCCTGATAAGAAGGCATCGCAGGCGGATAACCTTTTACGACTTGAGCAGTCGGTTGCAAAATGGATTTACGAATGTAATTCTCATCCGCGTTCGCACCTGGACCGGCTTCGAATTCTCTCGCGCTTCCAAAAAGTCCTTTGTAGGTAGGTCCTACTAAACGGGAACCGTCGATCGAGTGACAACCCGCACAAGCTTTTTCAGCGTAGAGTTTTTTACCGAGTTCCGCAGGAGGAACTTTGGAAAGATCCACGTTTCCAGCCGCAGCATACCATTTGTCGAACGTTTCGGAATCCACGACACGAATCGCGGAAAGCATATTCGAGTGAGAAGTTCCGCAAAATTCAGTACAATAAACTACGAAATCTCCCTTTTCAGTCGGAGTGAACGTCAAAGTTGTATAACGTCCCGGAATCGCATCCATCTTATTCCGGAAAGCGGGAACGTAGAAAGAGTGAAGAACATCCTGAGAAGTCATAACGAGACGAACCGTTTTTCCAACCGGAACGTAAATTCCGTTCGGTTGAAAAAGAGAATTCAACTTTTCGGTCGCGTTAGGAGAAACGACGGTAACTCCGTTCGGATATTTAAAAGTCCATTGCCATTGTCTAGCGGTTACGTGGATTTCGATATCGCCTTTATCGTGAACTCTTCTGAGATCGGCGAAAATCACCCAACCCCACCAGAAGATCACGATCATGATTACTAAGGGAATAAAGGACCAAAGGAATTCTGCCAAAGTATTGTGGGTAATATAGGCAGTTTTATCAGTGTCGGTCTTTCTCCTGTATTTGAAAATAAACCAAGTCATTCCCCCGATGAGAATGACAAAGGAGATCAGACTGGATACGAGTAGAAAGAGATAGAGATTATCTACATTCTTTGCTACTTCGGAAGCCTGAACCGGCATGAAACTTGTTGCCGTAATGAGGTTCAACCAGGTCATTTTTTTGAAGTTACTCCTTCCTAATGAGTTCGGAATTTCTGTTATGCCTGATCCAGAATGGGATCAAGAACGCCGCCAGAATAAGAAGAGTGAAGAATCCACCCAACTTCATCATATTATAAGCGTACAAAGTATAAGTATTTTTTCCTGGATCAAATTGAAAGCAAAAAAGGGCGAACTGGTCCGTGAAATCCCCTATTTTACCGTCGGACGCTTCCAGAAGAGAAAGTCGCAACGTTCTTTCATCGAACGTGATCCCATGAAGATAACGGGAAATCTTTCCCGAAGGTGTGATGACATAAGCAACGGAAGAATGAATCCACTGTTCGTTTTCCGGATTCCATTTATAGGAAAATCCTACGGATTCGGATAATGCCGTAATCTGCTTTTGATCGCCCGTAAGGAAATGCCAACCTCTTCCATCTCCGCGAGAATATTCTTTGATGTAAGCGTTCTTCTTCGCTTGTGCGAGTTCCGCGGTTTCTTTCGGATCAAAGGAAACGGCTACATATTCGAATTCGTTTCCCACCTGCCAGTTCAGCTTTTTTAACGTATCGGTAATACCGTTGAGATGGAAGTTGCAAAGAGTGGGGCACTTGTAATAAACGAGAGAAAGAAGAACGGGTTTGTCCTTTTTGAAAAAAGAACCGAATGGAACCGGCTTTCCCGTTTCGTCTCGAAACATAAGGGAAAGGTCGAGTTGATTTCCCAACCTCTCCTTCACTCCGACCCCTTCCAATTCTTTCGGCTTTTCGTTTTTATCAAACCGAGCGGCAGGATCGTAAGCGAACAGAGAAGCGGAGAATGAGAAAAATACAATCCCTGCGATTAGGGAAATTCTAAAGATCAAGTTCGTAAACTCCGGAGAAATTCTTCTCCGATATTATTTCGCCTGAGTGTTCGCAGGAAGATTCAGAGAATGTTCTTTTACTCCCGGATGAAAGAAAGAAAGATAAGTAAAGAATACTAAGTTTCCTACGAGAACTACTACGAAAGTCCAGAATCCAGGTTTATTATAATCGTGTTGTGCCATGAAAAAGGCTCCTGTAATTGATTCTCATTCTCTTAAAGATGAAAATCGAAAGATTCTAGGACAGGTTCGAATGAATCTCTTTTTTTGGAAGTAATATTTAATTTTTACTTTCATTGCCCTTAAGGACCGATTTTCGAGTATGGTATTTTAGAAGCCCGAGAGGGTTTTCAGGAAAGAATGAGCGCTAACTCGAACCTTTCATCTAAATTTCATTTATTTTACAAAATCTCTCTGTTCTTGAGCATTCTTATTTTTTTGAATTTGCTCTACGGACCTTTGGTAAGAGCGACCGGCTCCGGGCTTGCTTGTCCGGATTGGCCTTTTTGTTTCGGGAAAATTTTCCCGACCTTCGACTTCCAGATTTTTATGGAAGTTTCTCATCGTTATTATTCCGGTTTCTTAGGTTTGATTCTTTTAGGACTTACGATCTGGACTTTTGCCGATGCAACTCTCCGTAAAGAATTCGGAATCTACTTGGGATTGGCGGTTCTTCTTTTGATTTCGCAGATCAATCTGGGAAGATTGACCGTAACGTTAAAACTAGACCCCACTTCCGTTAACCTTCACTTGTTGAACGCGATCGCGTTCTTTTTAGTCATTCTCACTGTCGCGATCGATTCGAGAGAAAAGGCCCTGCATCAAAGGGAAACGTTCGTAAAGGCCGATTCCATATTCAGAAAAGATAATGTTTTATTCTTTCTTCTTTTGATCGGAATCACGGTTCAGATCGTTTTGGGAGGACGCGTTAGTTCTCATTATGCGGGACTCGCTTGTCCCGATTTTCCGACTTGCTGGGGACAATGGCTTCCCGACAATCCTTTGGAAATCGTAAAAATCCAGGTGATCCATCGATTCGGCGCCTACACGGTCGCCTTGCTTCTTTCAATCGCGCTCGGTTTCGCAATTTGGAAAAAATTCCCGACGACTTCCAAACGATTTCTTCAGATTTCCATGTATCTTTTGGTCGCTCAAATCATTTTAGGAATTTTGAATGTATTTTTCGGACTCCCAAAACTTGTTACGGCGCTGCATACCGGTTTTGCGGTTTTACTGCTGACTTCTTCTTATCTTTCTTTGATTTCTCGAGCCGTTGTTCTGACTTCGGAAAACGAACGGAGGCCTGAAAGATAATTTCAGGATACGATATGACGAATACGTTCTTGTCCGATTGGAATCAAATGATCAAGCCGAGAGTTACGACTCTCGTTTTGGCTACGATCATTCCGGGTTTATATCTCGCAGGGGAACAATCCCCTTCCGGCTTTTTGATTGCCGTAACTCTTTTCGGAACGTTTTTGATGTCTTCTGCTTCGTTTATCTTCAATCAAGTGATCGAAAAGGATCGGGACGCGAAGATGAAACGCACGTCCAATCGTCCCATTCCGGCAGGGAGAATCGGCGTCGTTCAAGCTACGTTAGTCGGCTTTGCGATGACCGGACTTTCTTTTTATCTTCTTACGGTCTATGTGAATCTTCTTACGGCGTTCTGTGCGTTTGCGGCGCTGATTTCCTACGTTTTCTTATATACGATTCTTTTAAAGCCGAGAACCACGCAAAACATAGTAATCGGCGGCGTTGCGGGTTGTGTCGGTCCTTTGATCGGTTATGCGGCGATCGGTAATTCTCTGCCGATTCAAGCGTGGATTTTGTTCACGATGATTTTCCTATGGACCCCGGCGCATTTCTGGGCCTTGGCGATTTTTCTCAAAGACGATTATTCGGACGCGGATTTTCCGATGTTGCCCGTCGTCAAAGGAATCGATAAAACAACGAAATCGATTTTCTTTTATACGATTTTGTATTCCGCTTCGTGCATCAGTTTTTATTTTCTCGAACCTTCGATGGGATACTTATACTTGTTCACGGCGGTTGCGGTTTGTATTTGGATGGGAATTCTTTCGTATCAATTGATTCAAAAACCGGAACGTCAGTCCGCGAGAAAGTTCTTCTTCTTTTCCATTCTTCACTTGTTCATCGTGAACATCATGATCGTAGTCGATCATCTTGTTTAAGGAACTCGTTTCCTCAAAACGGATCGATCTAAAACGGAGCATACTCGTACGATCGCCACGAGCCGGGCATCGGTCTTTTTCAATCGAACAAGTTTTGCCGCCTTACCGA
It encodes:
- a CDS encoding cytochrome c oxidase subunit 3 family protein, coding for MSTAKHAEFHHAHHFDSAEHQYDASKQGIWLFLVTEILMFGALFVGYTIYHSLYPEVFHAGSHHLSVPMGAFNTVVLLFSSFTMALGIHYVQVDKKKEAIIALAITVLCALTFMVVKYFEYSAKIHHGLLPGKYFTNTEMPDIKNLAMFFGFYFVMTGIHGSHVLIGAGLIVWVMIKVIKGEVNSSYYTPVEGVGLFWHVVDLIWIYLFPLLYLVG
- the ctaD gene encoding cytochrome c oxidase subunit I, whose product is MSTATASHTDNYLNHEKGIWSWLTTIDHKRIGIMYFFAIMSFFLLGGIFALLVRIELFTPGQTLGFVTPDIYNRMMTYHGAIMVFMVIVPGIPAIFGNFILPIQLGAKDVAFPRLNLASWYIFMLGAGTAAFSLFTQKVDTGWTFYTPYSISNSVSNGVIMLVMGAFIMGFSSILTGLNFIVTTHKLRAPGMTMNRIPLMVWALYATSIIQVLATPVLAITLLLLVAERTLGVGIFDPTLGGDPVLFQHFFWFYSHPAVYIMILPAMGVISELVSTFSRKIIFGYTAIAYSSLAIAAVSFLVWGHHMFVSGQSEFAGVLFSFITMLVGVPTAIKLFNWISTMYKGSVRLDAPMLFAIGFMFLFTIGGLTGVFLASTGMDVHFHDTYFVVAHFHYVMVGGTLMAVMGGLLYWFPKVTGKMTSDLLGRISWVFIFTGFNVTFFPQFILGSMGMPRRYYDYLPEFTSLNQISTVGSWLIGMGFLVGLAAVIHGLIAGKEAGANPWGGKTLEWTIPSPPTHENFEKTPTVTGGPYEYR
- the coxB gene encoding cytochrome c oxidase subunit II, which gives rise to MTWLNLITATSFMPVQASEVAKNVDNLYLFLLVSSLISFVILIGGMTWFIFKYRRKTDTDKTAYITHNTLAEFLWSFIPLVIMIVIFWWGWVIFADLRRVHDKGDIEIHVTARQWQWTFKYPNGVTVVSPNATEKLNSLFQPNGIYVPVGKTVRLVMTSQDVLHSFYVPAFRNKMDAIPGRYTTLTFTPTEKGDFVVYCTEFCGTSHSNMLSAIRVVDSETFDKWYAAAGNVDLSKVPPAELGKKLYAEKACAGCHSIDGSRLVGPTYKGLFGSAREFEAGPGANADENYIRKSILQPTAQVVKGYPPAMPSYQGQLSDDEINALIEYIKTLK
- a CDS encoding SCO family protein codes for the protein MIFRISLIAGIVFFSFSASLFAYDPAARFDKNEKPKELEGVGVKERLGNQLDLSLMFRDETGKPVPFGSFFKKDKPVLLSLVYYKCPTLCNFHLNGITDTLKKLNWQVGNEFEYVAVSFDPKETAELAQAKKNAYIKEYSRGDGRGWHFLTGDQKQITALSESVGFSYKWNPENEQWIHSSVAYVITPSGKISRYLHGITFDERTLRLSLLEASDGKIGDFTDQFALFCFQFDPGKNTYTLYAYNMMKLGGFFTLLILAAFLIPFWIRHNRNSELIRKE
- a CDS encoding COX15/CtaA family protein, producing the protein MSANSNLSSKFHLFYKISLFLSILIFLNLLYGPLVRATGSGLACPDWPFCFGKIFPTFDFQIFMEVSHRYYSGFLGLILLGLTIWTFADATLRKEFGIYLGLAVLLLISQINLGRLTVTLKLDPTSVNLHLLNAIAFFLVILTVAIDSREKALHQRETFVKADSIFRKDNVLFFLLLIGITVQIVLGGRVSSHYAGLACPDFPTCWGQWLPDNPLEIVKIQVIHRFGAYTVALLLSIALGFAIWKKFPTTSKRFLQISMYLLVAQIILGILNVFFGLPKLVTALHTGFAVLLLTSSYLSLISRAVVLTSENERRPER
- the cyoE gene encoding heme o synthase produces the protein MTNTFLSDWNQMIKPRVTTLVLATIIPGLYLAGEQSPSGFLIAVTLFGTFLMSSASFIFNQVIEKDRDAKMKRTSNRPIPAGRIGVVQATLVGFAMTGLSFYLLTVYVNLLTAFCAFAALISYVFLYTILLKPRTTQNIVIGGVAGCVGPLIGYAAIGNSLPIQAWILFTMIFLWTPAHFWALAIFLKDDYSDADFPMLPVVKGIDKTTKSIFFYTILYSASCISFYFLEPSMGYLYLFTAVAVCIWMGILSYQLIQKPERQSARKFFFFSILHLFIVNIMIVVDHLV